In the genome of Oxyura jamaicensis isolate SHBP4307 breed ruddy duck chromosome 13, BPBGC_Ojam_1.0, whole genome shotgun sequence, one region contains:
- the LOC118173816 gene encoding rho GTPase-activating protein 7-like isoform X1, whose product MILLKAKQAGLEPGRPRQGLLACRDTGITSVQGSDTARFALPMEEIEAREACDWLRAAGFPQYAQLFEDMQFPIDVKTVRKDHDFLDADAIESLFRRLNTLNKCASMKVEISHQRKQSDDSDDDEPCAISNKWAYERCSQKWSRLDSLESFAGQEGAGALVPGSPVLKSISSEDTILLVHSEKHDVSSIHSTSSGDSDVVSFPKAFEDVETSTSFLSKVASLDSAFSCSPPPSEFLNITSEEKLLDRSPFKKRTSLLKKMEKLHLRSCNLRSGQSKAKPIISEPVLLEGFNEEKMKMLNCVNIADLSGTQTKSSFSCSPESCSSSNHSEISSTASTPGPLIKPRRPCDRKGMYAEDLEPGKLFLWNNVSQQNLRNEVKLQMNQMFQVPQGHKPGSFPTALTNSSLSSVDNSSVNWRTGSFHGCRRSRSRSSSKDSQAPSSPLSCTDNRLSVYDNLPDFQFDKLEATDVDDDDVFSELNNVIEDVNGLKKLVDQWTQKFADDGDLDFASDLTSLCPSSPKEIRLDTEHSEDQTADVPATDGESSCELDKELSSTELTYLTDPKKINRHRKQHWSVEESDSLDSLSIQGDGQAAAQLARTQKLALLKLTALMDRYSPSSKQGWNWTIPKFIKKIKASDYKGKNVFGVPLLLNVQRTSHPLPNSILQALDYLRNHFLDQVGLFRKSGVKSRILSLREMNEASPNNVCYEGQSAFDVADMVKQYFRDLPEPIFTSRLCESFLHIYQYVPKDQQLQAVQAAILLLPKENREALKILLFFLRDVVAFVEENQMTPTNIAVCLAPSLFHLNTLRRDSSSSSTRLSQRKYSLGKPDQRELSENLAATQGLAHMIMECNRLFQTDFPA is encoded by the exons AAATTGAAGCCAGAGAAGCCTGCGACTGGCTGAGGGCTGCCGGCTTTCCTCAGTATGCTCAGTTATTTGAAG ATATGCAGTTTCCTATTGATGTAAAAACTGTGAGGAAAGATCACGACTTCTTAGATGCAGATGCAATTGAATCACTGTTCAG ACGACTGAACACACTGAACAAGTGTGCATCAATGAAAGTGGAAATAAGCCATCAGAGGAAGCAG aGTGATGACTCTGATGATGATGAGCCTTGTGCAATAAGCAACAAATGGGCTTATGAGCGGTGCAGTCAGAAGTGGTCTCGTCTTGACAGCCTGGAAAGTTTTGCAGGACAAGAAGGCGCTGGTGCATTGGTCCCAGGCAGTCCAGTACTGAAGAGCATCAGCAGTGAAGACACAATCCTTTTGGTTCATAGTGAGAAACATGACGTGTCCTCAATCCACAGTACCAGCAGTGGCGACAGTGATGTTGTTAGCTTCCCCAAAGCTTTTGAAGATGTGGAAACAAGCACAAGTTTCTTGAGTAAAGTTGCTTCACTGGACTCTGCTTTTAGTTGTTCACCTCCCCCtagtgaatttttaaatatcaccAGTGAAGAGAAGCTTTTGGATAGGTCACCATTCAAAAAGAGGACGAGCCTTctaaagaaaatggagaagttGCACTTAAGGAGCTGCAACTTAAGGAGTGGTCAGTCAAAGGCCAAACCCATAATAAGCGAGCCTGTTCTTCTGGAAggatttaatgaagaaaaaatgaagatgctTAACTGTGTAAATATTGCTGACCTCTCTGGCACCCAAACAAAGAGCAGTTTCTCCTGTTCTCCCGAGAGCTGCAGTAGCAGCAATCATTCCGAAATCAGCAGCACAGCGAGCACTCCGGGACCTCTTATAAAACCACGACGACCCTGTGACAGAAAGGGGATGTATGCAGAGGACTTGGAGCCTGGCAAGCTCTTCCTGTGGAACAATGTATCTCAGCAAAACCTCAGAAATGAAGTCAAGTTACAGATGAACCAGATGTTTCAAGTGCCACAAGGCCATAAGCCTGGGAGTTTCCCTACAGCACTTACAAACAGTTCCCTGTCTTCAGTGGACAACTCTTCTGTCAACTGGAGAACTGGGAGTTTTCATGGGTGCAGAAGGAGCCGGAGCAGAAGCAGTTCCAAGGACTCccaagcccccagcagccccctttCATGCACAGATAACAGGCTGAGTGTATACGACAACCTGCCCGATTTTCAGTTTGATAAGTTGGAGGCAACGGAcgttgatgatgatgatgttttTTCAGAACTGAACAATGTTATAGAAGATGTCAATGGTCTCAAAAAGTTGGTCGATCAGTGGACACAGAAGTTCGCAGATGATGGGGATTTGGACTTTGCCAGTGACTTGACCTCTCTGTGTCCATCCTCGCCTAAAGAAATCCGTCTTGACACAGAGCACTCAGAAGATCAGACAGCAGATGTCCCAGCCACTGATGGAGAGAGCAGCTGTGAACTGGACAAGGAGCTCAGTTCTACAGAGCTGACGTACCTAACAGACCCTAAAAAGATCAACAG GCACAGGAAGCAACACTGGTCTGTGGAAGAGAGCGACAGCCTGGACAGCCTTTCCATCCAGGGTGACGGTCAGGCAGCTGCCCAGCTAGCCCGGACACAAAAGCTGGCTCTGTTGAAACTCACTGCTCTAATGGACAGATACTCCCCGTCCAGTAAGCAGGGCTGGAACTG gactATAccaaagtttattaaaaaaataaaagcctccGACTACAAGGgcaaaaatgtgtttggggTCCCCTTGCTGCTGAATGTCCAGCGAACAAGCCACCCACTGCCCAACAGCATCCTGCAAGCACTGGACTATTTAAGAAACCACTTTCTTGACCAG GTTGGCCTGTTCCGAAAATCTGGTGTTAAATCCAGGATCTTGTCTTTAAGAGAAATGAATGAAGCCAGCCCAAACAACGTATGTTACGAAGGGCAGTCAGCATTTGACGTGGCAGATATGGTGAAGCAGTATTTCCGAGACCTTCCCGAGCCTATATTTACTAGCAGGCTTTGTGAATCCTTCCTCCACATCTACCAAT acgTGCCGAAGGACCAGCAGCTTCAGGCTGTCCAGGCTGCCATTCTCCTTCTCCCAAAGGAAAACCGAGAAGCTCTGAAAATCCTCCTGTTCTTTCTACGAGATGTGGTTGCTTTTGTTGAAGAAAACCAGATGACCCCAACCAACATCGCTGTCTGTCTCGCACCATCGTTGTTTCACCTCAACACCCTGAGACGGGAtagctcctcctcctccactcg ACTGAGCCAGAGGAAGTACAGCCTGGGGAAGCCGGACCAGCGGGAGCTGAGTGAGAACCTGGCAGCGACACAGGGCTTGGCCCACATGATAATGGAGTGCAATAGGCTCTTCCAG ACTGACTTCCCGGCTTGA
- the LOC118173816 gene encoding rho GTPase-activating protein 7-like isoform X2 — protein MEIEAREACDWLRAAGFPQYAQLFEDMQFPIDVKTVRKDHDFLDADAIESLFRRLNTLNKCASMKVEISHQRKQSDDSDDDEPCAISNKWAYERCSQKWSRLDSLESFAGQEGAGALVPGSPVLKSISSEDTILLVHSEKHDVSSIHSTSSGDSDVVSFPKAFEDVETSTSFLSKVASLDSAFSCSPPPSEFLNITSEEKLLDRSPFKKRTSLLKKMEKLHLRSCNLRSGQSKAKPIISEPVLLEGFNEEKMKMLNCVNIADLSGTQTKSSFSCSPESCSSSNHSEISSTASTPGPLIKPRRPCDRKGMYAEDLEPGKLFLWNNVSQQNLRNEVKLQMNQMFQVPQGHKPGSFPTALTNSSLSSVDNSSVNWRTGSFHGCRRSRSRSSSKDSQAPSSPLSCTDNRLSVYDNLPDFQFDKLEATDVDDDDVFSELNNVIEDVNGLKKLVDQWTQKFADDGDLDFASDLTSLCPSSPKEIRLDTEHSEDQTADVPATDGESSCELDKELSSTELTYLTDPKKINRHRKQHWSVEESDSLDSLSIQGDGQAAAQLARTQKLALLKLTALMDRYSPSSKQGWNWTIPKFIKKIKASDYKGKNVFGVPLLLNVQRTSHPLPNSILQALDYLRNHFLDQVGLFRKSGVKSRILSLREMNEASPNNVCYEGQSAFDVADMVKQYFRDLPEPIFTSRLCESFLHIYQYVPKDQQLQAVQAAILLLPKENREALKILLFFLRDVVAFVEENQMTPTNIAVCLAPSLFHLNTLRRDSSSSSTRLSQRKYSLGKPDQRELSENLAATQGLAHMIMECNRLFQTDFPA, from the exons AAATTGAAGCCAGAGAAGCCTGCGACTGGCTGAGGGCTGCCGGCTTTCCTCAGTATGCTCAGTTATTTGAAG ATATGCAGTTTCCTATTGATGTAAAAACTGTGAGGAAAGATCACGACTTCTTAGATGCAGATGCAATTGAATCACTGTTCAG ACGACTGAACACACTGAACAAGTGTGCATCAATGAAAGTGGAAATAAGCCATCAGAGGAAGCAG aGTGATGACTCTGATGATGATGAGCCTTGTGCAATAAGCAACAAATGGGCTTATGAGCGGTGCAGTCAGAAGTGGTCTCGTCTTGACAGCCTGGAAAGTTTTGCAGGACAAGAAGGCGCTGGTGCATTGGTCCCAGGCAGTCCAGTACTGAAGAGCATCAGCAGTGAAGACACAATCCTTTTGGTTCATAGTGAGAAACATGACGTGTCCTCAATCCACAGTACCAGCAGTGGCGACAGTGATGTTGTTAGCTTCCCCAAAGCTTTTGAAGATGTGGAAACAAGCACAAGTTTCTTGAGTAAAGTTGCTTCACTGGACTCTGCTTTTAGTTGTTCACCTCCCCCtagtgaatttttaaatatcaccAGTGAAGAGAAGCTTTTGGATAGGTCACCATTCAAAAAGAGGACGAGCCTTctaaagaaaatggagaagttGCACTTAAGGAGCTGCAACTTAAGGAGTGGTCAGTCAAAGGCCAAACCCATAATAAGCGAGCCTGTTCTTCTGGAAggatttaatgaagaaaaaatgaagatgctTAACTGTGTAAATATTGCTGACCTCTCTGGCACCCAAACAAAGAGCAGTTTCTCCTGTTCTCCCGAGAGCTGCAGTAGCAGCAATCATTCCGAAATCAGCAGCACAGCGAGCACTCCGGGACCTCTTATAAAACCACGACGACCCTGTGACAGAAAGGGGATGTATGCAGAGGACTTGGAGCCTGGCAAGCTCTTCCTGTGGAACAATGTATCTCAGCAAAACCTCAGAAATGAAGTCAAGTTACAGATGAACCAGATGTTTCAAGTGCCACAAGGCCATAAGCCTGGGAGTTTCCCTACAGCACTTACAAACAGTTCCCTGTCTTCAGTGGACAACTCTTCTGTCAACTGGAGAACTGGGAGTTTTCATGGGTGCAGAAGGAGCCGGAGCAGAAGCAGTTCCAAGGACTCccaagcccccagcagccccctttCATGCACAGATAACAGGCTGAGTGTATACGACAACCTGCCCGATTTTCAGTTTGATAAGTTGGAGGCAACGGAcgttgatgatgatgatgttttTTCAGAACTGAACAATGTTATAGAAGATGTCAATGGTCTCAAAAAGTTGGTCGATCAGTGGACACAGAAGTTCGCAGATGATGGGGATTTGGACTTTGCCAGTGACTTGACCTCTCTGTGTCCATCCTCGCCTAAAGAAATCCGTCTTGACACAGAGCACTCAGAAGATCAGACAGCAGATGTCCCAGCCACTGATGGAGAGAGCAGCTGTGAACTGGACAAGGAGCTCAGTTCTACAGAGCTGACGTACCTAACAGACCCTAAAAAGATCAACAG GCACAGGAAGCAACACTGGTCTGTGGAAGAGAGCGACAGCCTGGACAGCCTTTCCATCCAGGGTGACGGTCAGGCAGCTGCCCAGCTAGCCCGGACACAAAAGCTGGCTCTGTTGAAACTCACTGCTCTAATGGACAGATACTCCCCGTCCAGTAAGCAGGGCTGGAACTG gactATAccaaagtttattaaaaaaataaaagcctccGACTACAAGGgcaaaaatgtgtttggggTCCCCTTGCTGCTGAATGTCCAGCGAACAAGCCACCCACTGCCCAACAGCATCCTGCAAGCACTGGACTATTTAAGAAACCACTTTCTTGACCAG GTTGGCCTGTTCCGAAAATCTGGTGTTAAATCCAGGATCTTGTCTTTAAGAGAAATGAATGAAGCCAGCCCAAACAACGTATGTTACGAAGGGCAGTCAGCATTTGACGTGGCAGATATGGTGAAGCAGTATTTCCGAGACCTTCCCGAGCCTATATTTACTAGCAGGCTTTGTGAATCCTTCCTCCACATCTACCAAT acgTGCCGAAGGACCAGCAGCTTCAGGCTGTCCAGGCTGCCATTCTCCTTCTCCCAAAGGAAAACCGAGAAGCTCTGAAAATCCTCCTGTTCTTTCTACGAGATGTGGTTGCTTTTGTTGAAGAAAACCAGATGACCCCAACCAACATCGCTGTCTGTCTCGCACCATCGTTGTTTCACCTCAACACCCTGAGACGGGAtagctcctcctcctccactcg ACTGAGCCAGAGGAAGTACAGCCTGGGGAAGCCGGACCAGCGGGAGCTGAGTGAGAACCTGGCAGCGACACAGGGCTTGGCCCACATGATAATGGAGTGCAATAGGCTCTTCCAG ACTGACTTCCCGGCTTGA
- the LOC118173816 gene encoding rho GTPase-activating protein 7-like isoform X3, with product MQFPIDVKTVRKDHDFLDADAIESLFRRLNTLNKCASMKVEISHQRKQSDDSDDDEPCAISNKWAYERCSQKWSRLDSLESFAGQEGAGALVPGSPVLKSISSEDTILLVHSEKHDVSSIHSTSSGDSDVVSFPKAFEDVETSTSFLSKVASLDSAFSCSPPPSEFLNITSEEKLLDRSPFKKRTSLLKKMEKLHLRSCNLRSGQSKAKPIISEPVLLEGFNEEKMKMLNCVNIADLSGTQTKSSFSCSPESCSSSNHSEISSTASTPGPLIKPRRPCDRKGMYAEDLEPGKLFLWNNVSQQNLRNEVKLQMNQMFQVPQGHKPGSFPTALTNSSLSSVDNSSVNWRTGSFHGCRRSRSRSSSKDSQAPSSPLSCTDNRLSVYDNLPDFQFDKLEATDVDDDDVFSELNNVIEDVNGLKKLVDQWTQKFADDGDLDFASDLTSLCPSSPKEIRLDTEHSEDQTADVPATDGESSCELDKELSSTELTYLTDPKKINRHRKQHWSVEESDSLDSLSIQGDGQAAAQLARTQKLALLKLTALMDRYSPSSKQGWNWTIPKFIKKIKASDYKGKNVFGVPLLLNVQRTSHPLPNSILQALDYLRNHFLDQVGLFRKSGVKSRILSLREMNEASPNNVCYEGQSAFDVADMVKQYFRDLPEPIFTSRLCESFLHIYQYVPKDQQLQAVQAAILLLPKENREALKILLFFLRDVVAFVEENQMTPTNIAVCLAPSLFHLNTLRRDSSSSSTRLSQRKYSLGKPDQRELSENLAATQGLAHMIMECNRLFQTDFPA from the exons ATGCAGTTTCCTATTGATGTAAAAACTGTGAGGAAAGATCACGACTTCTTAGATGCAGATGCAATTGAATCACTGTTCAG ACGACTGAACACACTGAACAAGTGTGCATCAATGAAAGTGGAAATAAGCCATCAGAGGAAGCAG aGTGATGACTCTGATGATGATGAGCCTTGTGCAATAAGCAACAAATGGGCTTATGAGCGGTGCAGTCAGAAGTGGTCTCGTCTTGACAGCCTGGAAAGTTTTGCAGGACAAGAAGGCGCTGGTGCATTGGTCCCAGGCAGTCCAGTACTGAAGAGCATCAGCAGTGAAGACACAATCCTTTTGGTTCATAGTGAGAAACATGACGTGTCCTCAATCCACAGTACCAGCAGTGGCGACAGTGATGTTGTTAGCTTCCCCAAAGCTTTTGAAGATGTGGAAACAAGCACAAGTTTCTTGAGTAAAGTTGCTTCACTGGACTCTGCTTTTAGTTGTTCACCTCCCCCtagtgaatttttaaatatcaccAGTGAAGAGAAGCTTTTGGATAGGTCACCATTCAAAAAGAGGACGAGCCTTctaaagaaaatggagaagttGCACTTAAGGAGCTGCAACTTAAGGAGTGGTCAGTCAAAGGCCAAACCCATAATAAGCGAGCCTGTTCTTCTGGAAggatttaatgaagaaaaaatgaagatgctTAACTGTGTAAATATTGCTGACCTCTCTGGCACCCAAACAAAGAGCAGTTTCTCCTGTTCTCCCGAGAGCTGCAGTAGCAGCAATCATTCCGAAATCAGCAGCACAGCGAGCACTCCGGGACCTCTTATAAAACCACGACGACCCTGTGACAGAAAGGGGATGTATGCAGAGGACTTGGAGCCTGGCAAGCTCTTCCTGTGGAACAATGTATCTCAGCAAAACCTCAGAAATGAAGTCAAGTTACAGATGAACCAGATGTTTCAAGTGCCACAAGGCCATAAGCCTGGGAGTTTCCCTACAGCACTTACAAACAGTTCCCTGTCTTCAGTGGACAACTCTTCTGTCAACTGGAGAACTGGGAGTTTTCATGGGTGCAGAAGGAGCCGGAGCAGAAGCAGTTCCAAGGACTCccaagcccccagcagccccctttCATGCACAGATAACAGGCTGAGTGTATACGACAACCTGCCCGATTTTCAGTTTGATAAGTTGGAGGCAACGGAcgttgatgatgatgatgttttTTCAGAACTGAACAATGTTATAGAAGATGTCAATGGTCTCAAAAAGTTGGTCGATCAGTGGACACAGAAGTTCGCAGATGATGGGGATTTGGACTTTGCCAGTGACTTGACCTCTCTGTGTCCATCCTCGCCTAAAGAAATCCGTCTTGACACAGAGCACTCAGAAGATCAGACAGCAGATGTCCCAGCCACTGATGGAGAGAGCAGCTGTGAACTGGACAAGGAGCTCAGTTCTACAGAGCTGACGTACCTAACAGACCCTAAAAAGATCAACAG GCACAGGAAGCAACACTGGTCTGTGGAAGAGAGCGACAGCCTGGACAGCCTTTCCATCCAGGGTGACGGTCAGGCAGCTGCCCAGCTAGCCCGGACACAAAAGCTGGCTCTGTTGAAACTCACTGCTCTAATGGACAGATACTCCCCGTCCAGTAAGCAGGGCTGGAACTG gactATAccaaagtttattaaaaaaataaaagcctccGACTACAAGGgcaaaaatgtgtttggggTCCCCTTGCTGCTGAATGTCCAGCGAACAAGCCACCCACTGCCCAACAGCATCCTGCAAGCACTGGACTATTTAAGAAACCACTTTCTTGACCAG GTTGGCCTGTTCCGAAAATCTGGTGTTAAATCCAGGATCTTGTCTTTAAGAGAAATGAATGAAGCCAGCCCAAACAACGTATGTTACGAAGGGCAGTCAGCATTTGACGTGGCAGATATGGTGAAGCAGTATTTCCGAGACCTTCCCGAGCCTATATTTACTAGCAGGCTTTGTGAATCCTTCCTCCACATCTACCAAT acgTGCCGAAGGACCAGCAGCTTCAGGCTGTCCAGGCTGCCATTCTCCTTCTCCCAAAGGAAAACCGAGAAGCTCTGAAAATCCTCCTGTTCTTTCTACGAGATGTGGTTGCTTTTGTTGAAGAAAACCAGATGACCCCAACCAACATCGCTGTCTGTCTCGCACCATCGTTGTTTCACCTCAACACCCTGAGACGGGAtagctcctcctcctccactcg ACTGAGCCAGAGGAAGTACAGCCTGGGGAAGCCGGACCAGCGGGAGCTGAGTGAGAACCTGGCAGCGACACAGGGCTTGGCCCACATGATAATGGAGTGCAATAGGCTCTTCCAG ACTGACTTCCCGGCTTGA
- the LOC118173816 gene encoding rho GTPase-activating protein 7-like isoform X4, producing the protein MILLKAKQAGLEPGRPRQGLLACRDTGITSVQGSDTARFALPMEEIEAREACDWLRAAGFPQYAQLFEDMQFPIDVKTVRKDHDFLDADAIESLFRRLNTLNKCASMKVEISHQRKQSDDSDDDEPCAISNKWAYERCSQKWSRLDSLESFAGQEGAGALVPGSPVLKSISSEDTILLVHSEKHDVSSIHSTSSGDSDVVSFPKAFEDVETSTSFLSKVASLDSAFSCSPPPSEFLNITSEEKLLDRSPFKKRTSLLKKMEKLHLRSCNLRSGQSKAKPIISEPVLLEGFNEEKMKMLNCVNIADLSGTQTKSSFSCSPESCSSSNHSEISSTASTPGPLIKPRRPCDRKGMYAEDLEPGKLFLWNNVSQQNLRNEVKLQMNQMFQVPQGHKPGSFPTALTNSSLSSVDNSSVNWRTGSFHGCRRSRSRSSSKDSQAPSSPLSCTDNRLSVYDNLPDFQFDKLEATDVDDDDVFSELNNVIEDVNGLKKLVDQWTQKFADDGDLDFASDLTSLCPSSPKEIRLDTEHSEDQTADVPATDGESSCELDKELSSTELTYLTDPKKINRHRKQHWSVEESDSLDSLSIQGDGQAAAQLARTQKLALLKLTALMDRYSPSSKQGWNWTIPKFIKKIKASDYKGKNVFGVPLLLNVQRTSHPLPNSILQALDYLRNHFLDQVGLFRKSGVKSRILSLREMNEASPNNVCYEGQSAFDVADMVKQYFRDLPEPIFTSRLCESFLHIYQCRRAEGPAASGCPGCHSPSPKGKPRSSENPPVLSTRCGCFC; encoded by the exons AAATTGAAGCCAGAGAAGCCTGCGACTGGCTGAGGGCTGCCGGCTTTCCTCAGTATGCTCAGTTATTTGAAG ATATGCAGTTTCCTATTGATGTAAAAACTGTGAGGAAAGATCACGACTTCTTAGATGCAGATGCAATTGAATCACTGTTCAG ACGACTGAACACACTGAACAAGTGTGCATCAATGAAAGTGGAAATAAGCCATCAGAGGAAGCAG aGTGATGACTCTGATGATGATGAGCCTTGTGCAATAAGCAACAAATGGGCTTATGAGCGGTGCAGTCAGAAGTGGTCTCGTCTTGACAGCCTGGAAAGTTTTGCAGGACAAGAAGGCGCTGGTGCATTGGTCCCAGGCAGTCCAGTACTGAAGAGCATCAGCAGTGAAGACACAATCCTTTTGGTTCATAGTGAGAAACATGACGTGTCCTCAATCCACAGTACCAGCAGTGGCGACAGTGATGTTGTTAGCTTCCCCAAAGCTTTTGAAGATGTGGAAACAAGCACAAGTTTCTTGAGTAAAGTTGCTTCACTGGACTCTGCTTTTAGTTGTTCACCTCCCCCtagtgaatttttaaatatcaccAGTGAAGAGAAGCTTTTGGATAGGTCACCATTCAAAAAGAGGACGAGCCTTctaaagaaaatggagaagttGCACTTAAGGAGCTGCAACTTAAGGAGTGGTCAGTCAAAGGCCAAACCCATAATAAGCGAGCCTGTTCTTCTGGAAggatttaatgaagaaaaaatgaagatgctTAACTGTGTAAATATTGCTGACCTCTCTGGCACCCAAACAAAGAGCAGTTTCTCCTGTTCTCCCGAGAGCTGCAGTAGCAGCAATCATTCCGAAATCAGCAGCACAGCGAGCACTCCGGGACCTCTTATAAAACCACGACGACCCTGTGACAGAAAGGGGATGTATGCAGAGGACTTGGAGCCTGGCAAGCTCTTCCTGTGGAACAATGTATCTCAGCAAAACCTCAGAAATGAAGTCAAGTTACAGATGAACCAGATGTTTCAAGTGCCACAAGGCCATAAGCCTGGGAGTTTCCCTACAGCACTTACAAACAGTTCCCTGTCTTCAGTGGACAACTCTTCTGTCAACTGGAGAACTGGGAGTTTTCATGGGTGCAGAAGGAGCCGGAGCAGAAGCAGTTCCAAGGACTCccaagcccccagcagccccctttCATGCACAGATAACAGGCTGAGTGTATACGACAACCTGCCCGATTTTCAGTTTGATAAGTTGGAGGCAACGGAcgttgatgatgatgatgttttTTCAGAACTGAACAATGTTATAGAAGATGTCAATGGTCTCAAAAAGTTGGTCGATCAGTGGACACAGAAGTTCGCAGATGATGGGGATTTGGACTTTGCCAGTGACTTGACCTCTCTGTGTCCATCCTCGCCTAAAGAAATCCGTCTTGACACAGAGCACTCAGAAGATCAGACAGCAGATGTCCCAGCCACTGATGGAGAGAGCAGCTGTGAACTGGACAAGGAGCTCAGTTCTACAGAGCTGACGTACCTAACAGACCCTAAAAAGATCAACAG GCACAGGAAGCAACACTGGTCTGTGGAAGAGAGCGACAGCCTGGACAGCCTTTCCATCCAGGGTGACGGTCAGGCAGCTGCCCAGCTAGCCCGGACACAAAAGCTGGCTCTGTTGAAACTCACTGCTCTAATGGACAGATACTCCCCGTCCAGTAAGCAGGGCTGGAACTG gactATAccaaagtttattaaaaaaataaaagcctccGACTACAAGGgcaaaaatgtgtttggggTCCCCTTGCTGCTGAATGTCCAGCGAACAAGCCACCCACTGCCCAACAGCATCCTGCAAGCACTGGACTATTTAAGAAACCACTTTCTTGACCAG GTTGGCCTGTTCCGAAAATCTGGTGTTAAATCCAGGATCTTGTCTTTAAGAGAAATGAATGAAGCCAGCCCAAACAACGTATGTTACGAAGGGCAGTCAGCATTTGACGTGGCAGATATGGTGAAGCAGTATTTCCGAGACCTTCCCGAGCCTATATTTACTAGCAGGCTTTGTGAATCCTTCCTCCACATCTACCAATGTAG acgTGCCGAAGGACCAGCAGCTTCAGGCTGTCCAGGCTGCCATTCTCCTTCTCCCAAAGGAAAACCGAGAAGCTCTGAAAATCCTCCTGTTCTTTCTACGAGATGTGGTTGCTTTTGTTGA